A single window of Ictalurus furcatus strain D&B chromosome 3, Billie_1.0, whole genome shotgun sequence DNA harbors:
- the mgme1 gene encoding mitochondrial genome maintenance exonuclease 1, producing the protein MRVYRLCLQSCCVSAVLSGRFSGSCSHTAMFSCFPGLRARKKSSQYSDVDSEHYSSLVKAVVSTRVSCQTPERIENEDQWLYGSVVKSKSKLCRALKNPWPLLNDAKRVHDAETAEGSMTRISLKRGSDHASIPSVTKILQKTMSAQQAFYLERWKKRKIAELGVEGFKEYSQNLFTQGKLLHVAVEGILTGEKPLNEDGVCLENVSGYLQSISHVLEDVTGVKTIESVVEHQPLQYLGIVDCVAMYKNSLCVIEWKTSEKPKPFLDNTYDYPLQVAAYTGALNSDKNYNYQVDCGLIVVAYKDGSPAHSHFLNADQVVQYWDKWLFRLEEYMENDVSPSPC; encoded by the exons ATGAGGGTCTACAGGCTGTGTCTGCAGTCGTGTTGTGTGAGCGCTGTGCTTTCTGGACGCTTCTCCGGCTCGTGCTCACACACGGCGATGTTCTCGTGCTTCCCTGGTTTGCGCGCGCGCAAGAAGAGCAGTCAGTACAGCGATGTGGACTCGGAGCACTACTCATCACTGGTGAAAGCGGTCGTGTCTACGAGAGTCAGCTGTCAGACTCCAGAACGTATTGAAAACGAAGACCAATGGCTCTACGGATCTGTCGTCAAATCAAAGTCCAAGCTGTGCAGAGCGCTTAAAAATCCGTGGCCTCTGTTAAACGACGCAAAACGTGTTCATGACGCAGAGACCGCAGAGGGAAGCATGACTCGCATAAGCTTGAAAAGAGGTTCAGATCACGCCTCTATACCAAGTGTAACAAAAATACTTCAAAAGACAATGTCAGCCCAgcaagctttttatttggagaGATGGAAGAAAAGGAAGATCGCTGAGCTTGGCGTGGAAGGCTTCAAAGAATACAGCCAGA aTCTTTTCACACAGGGGAAACTGTTGCATGTAGCTGTCGAAGGGATTTTAACTGGAGAAAAACCCCTAAATGAAGATGGAGTGTGTCTGGAAAACGTGTCTGGGTATTTACAAAGTATCAGTCACGTGTTGGAGGACGTTACAGGAGTGAAAACCATCGAGAGTGTTGTGGAGCATCAGCCTCTGCAGTACTTGGGCATTGTTGATTGTGTTGCCATGTACAA GAATTCACTGTGTGTCATAGAGTGGAAGACATCGGAGAAGCCAAAACCATTCCTTGACAACACATATGACTACCCCTTGCAGGTGGCTGCCTACACTGGAGCCTTAAACAGTGACAAAAACTACAACTACCAG GTGGACTGTGGATTGATTGTGGTTGCCTACAAAGACGGCTCACCAGCCCATTCTCACTTCCTGAATGCAGACCAAGTGGTGCAGTATTGGGATAAATGGCTCTTCCGACTGGAGGAATATATGGAGAATGATGTGTCACCCAGTCCTTGCTGA